The following coding sequences are from one Lolium rigidum isolate FL_2022 chromosome 6, APGP_CSIRO_Lrig_0.1, whole genome shotgun sequence window:
- the LOC124661715 gene encoding ABA-inducible protein PHV A1-like has translation MSGWFSTEVKPEEAPSIQDRAIAAKDQAGTFIGEQTTAVTKAATDTADAAKQKATETAQYVQDRAADAVEYTKGPAAAKEAAPGNVFQQAGGQVMGAAVGAKDAVMNTLGMGGDAAAEKK, from the coding sequence ATGTCTGGCTGGTTCTCGACCGAGGTTAAGCCCGAGGAGGCGCCGTCCATCCAGGACCGCGCCATCGCGGCGAAGGACCAGGCTGGCACCTTCATCGGCGAGCAAACTACGGCGGTCACCAAGGCCGCCACGGATACCGCCGACGCCGCCAAGCAGAAGGCCACCGAGACGGCGCAGTACGTGCAGGACAGGGCCGCCGACGCTGTGGAGTACACCAAGGGCCCCGCTGCCGCCAAGGAGGCCGCCCCGGGCAACGTCTTCCAGCAGGCCGGCGGGCAGGTGATGGGCGCCGCCGTGGGCGCCAAGGACGCCGTCATGAACACGCTTGGCATGGGAggagatgccgccgccgagaAGAAATGA